A single window of Flavobacterium sp. 140616W15 DNA harbors:
- a CDS encoding cytochrome c biogenesis protein CcdA, with translation MKKIIPLLALLLSVNAISQIYKPVKWTTEVVFVSDTKYDLVMEATIADGWHLYSQSVPENGPVPTAFTITKNANFELIGKPTEGIGRTINDPVFNMKIKFFESKAVFKQRINVLSKNAFKITGEVEFMVCDDANCLPPTYVDLSFSIPKTKITEVVELKEDKKELAIVTTIESNATLTDSIVKEEILVDAVSKGDNKVALDEKGIAKKKDKSSDRSLLAIFIIAFFSGFAALLTPCVFPMIPMTVSFFTKQSKNRAKGIKNAIIYGFSIVIIYVLLGSLVSAIFGSDALNALSTNVWFNVIFFVLLLVFAVSFLGAFEIMLPNSWANKVDTKADKGGLIGIFFMALALAIVSFSCTGPIVGTLLVQAAAGGDQVGPIIGMLGFSLALAIPFALFAAFPGWLNSLPKSGGWLNTVKVVLGFLELALAFKFLSNADLVLQLHFLEREVFLAIWIAIFGVLAFYLFGKIQLPHDSPVTHISVGRLSLGLVSLMFTIYMIPGLWGAPLNIISAFPPPQNYSESPYGVGGSSKVSEASATREIPEGAHLMAPHNILAFNDYDLGMAYAKKVNKPVLLDFTGYACVNCRKMEQQVWTKEQILSILNNEVVLISLFVDDKRPLAPGDEIDSKLRPGKKIKYVGQKWSEFQTIKYKTNAQPFYVLVNHNGDNLLDPIAYTPDAEEYQNWLKTGVAAFKK, from the coding sequence ATGAAAAAAATAATACCACTGTTAGCACTTCTTTTAAGTGTTAATGCGATATCACAAATTTATAAACCAGTCAAATGGACTACAGAGGTAGTCTTTGTTTCTGATACTAAATATGACTTAGTAATGGAGGCAACCATTGCAGATGGATGGCATTTGTATTCTCAAAGTGTGCCAGAAAATGGACCTGTACCCACTGCATTTACCATTACCAAAAATGCCAACTTTGAATTGATTGGTAAACCAACAGAAGGGATTGGTCGTACTATTAATGACCCTGTATTTAATATGAAGATTAAGTTTTTTGAAAGTAAAGCTGTTTTTAAACAGCGAATCAATGTGCTTTCTAAAAATGCTTTTAAAATTACGGGTGAAGTAGAGTTTATGGTTTGTGATGATGCCAATTGCTTACCACCAACTTATGTAGATTTAAGTTTTTCTATTCCTAAGACTAAAATTACTGAGGTAGTTGAACTAAAAGAGGATAAAAAAGAACTTGCTATAGTTACAACAATAGAATCGAATGCAACTTTAACTGATTCAATAGTAAAAGAAGAAATCTTGGTTGATGCAGTTTCTAAGGGAGACAATAAAGTAGCTTTGGATGAAAAAGGAATTGCTAAGAAGAAAGACAAATCTTCAGACAGAAGTTTATTAGCCATATTTATTATCGCTTTCTTTTCAGGATTTGCAGCTTTGTTAACGCCTTGTGTTTTTCCAATGATTCCAATGACAGTAAGTTTCTTTACAAAGCAAAGTAAAAATAGAGCTAAAGGGATTAAAAATGCAATTATTTATGGATTTTCGATTGTTATCATCTATGTTCTTTTAGGTTCTTTAGTTAGTGCTATTTTTGGATCAGATGCTTTAAATGCACTTTCTACAAACGTATGGTTCAATGTTATTTTCTTTGTGTTATTACTGGTTTTTGCAGTTTCATTTTTGGGAGCTTTTGAAATTATGCTTCCTAATTCGTGGGCAAATAAAGTAGATACTAAAGCAGATAAAGGAGGGCTTATCGGGATTTTCTTCATGGCATTAGCACTAGCTATTGTATCTTTTTCATGTACAGGTCCTATTGTTGGAACATTATTAGTTCAAGCAGCAGCAGGAGGAGATCAAGTTGGTCCAATAATCGGTATGTTAGGATTTTCACTGGCTTTGGCCATACCTTTTGCTTTATTTGCAGCATTTCCGGGATGGCTAAATTCATTGCCAAAATCGGGAGGATGGTTAAACACCGTTAAAGTTGTATTGGGCTTTTTAGAATTAGCATTAGCATTTAAATTTTTATCAAATGCTGATTTAGTATTGCAATTGCATTTCCTGGAACGTGAAGTGTTTTTAGCAATATGGATTGCAATTTTTGGTGTGCTTGCTTTTTATCTTTTTGGAAAAATACAATTGCCACACGATTCACCAGTAACGCATATTTCTGTAGGAAGATTGAGTTTAGGTTTAGTTTCATTAATGTTTACCATTTATATGATTCCAGGTTTATGGGGAGCTCCTTTAAACATTATTAGTGCTTTTCCTCCACCACAAAATTATAGTGAATCACCTTATGGAGTAGGAGGTTCGAGTAAAGTTAGTGAGGCAAGTGCAACTAGAGAAATTCCAGAAGGAGCACATTTAATGGCACCACATAATATTTTAGCTTTTAATGATTACGATTTGGGAATGGCTTATGCTAAAAAAGTAAACAAACCAGTCCTACTTGACTTTACAGGATATGCTTGTGTAAACTGCCGAAAAATGGAACAACAAGTTTGGACAAAAGAGCAAATTTTATCCATACTGAATAATGAGGTTGTCCTTATATCTTTGTTTGTAGATGATAAGAGGCCATTGGCGCCAGGTGATGAAATTGATTCTAAACTAAGACCAGGTAAGAAAATAAAATATGTTGGACAAAAATGGAGCGAGTTTCAAACTATAAAATATAAAACAAACGCACAGCCTTTTTATGTGTTAGTAAATCATAACGGAGATAATTTATTAGATCCGATTGCATACACTCCCGATGCAGAAGAATACCAAAATTGGTTAAAAACTGGAGTAGCTGCTTTTAAAAAGTAG